One genomic window of Citrobacter sp. Marseille-Q6884 includes the following:
- a CDS encoding DUF4153 domain-containing protein translates to MDSVELSRTTRWGMMFVGLLQGVLCYLLMTYLIPHNSAWLFYGLPVTIALTSALLLTVVSFKQRALWYWMALLFVVVLAMSMWLKWSVTGSRQWWQDDVFFVYGWRLLLMEMLALPWIQYQLYARTGQGRYPQFYTQLWLNSLTLLIVFIANGLFWMVLLLWSELFNLVGITFFKTLFFDSNWFGYVAFSLITALAVILARTQSRLIAAVQKLLTFIATGLLPLVALLALMFIVTLPFTGLEAISQRISAAGLLSTLTLILLLLMAMVREPQKEALPYPSALRYLVKFSLVVAPLYMLIAGWALWVRIHQYGWTPERLHGVLVVVVLLVWSLGYLASLLRRGRNPLEIQGKVILGVSLLILALLILLTSPVLDAWRISVNSHMRLYYSGKIKPDQVSLYMLDHSGKPGRAALEALQKDAAFNQDSKRRRDLNSLLQGNRDPIQNLSTTQLAPKVMIAPGSKKPDETFWTFAKKQSYRITSCIEQDACVLVDQDLNADGYPEQVLYAFGDGESLVFGRKENKWTLIAVAQLPEGFNKDQLLQVVANQKLDSAPRVWRDITINGERLKMTFYDE, encoded by the coding sequence ATGGACAGTGTTGAACTTTCACGCACAACCCGCTGGGGCATGATGTTTGTCGGCCTGCTGCAAGGCGTACTGTGCTACCTACTGATGACATACCTCATCCCTCATAATAGCGCCTGGTTGTTCTATGGCTTGCCCGTTACGATTGCGCTGACGTCAGCGCTTCTGTTGACGGTTGTTTCTTTTAAGCAGCGAGCGCTGTGGTATTGGATGGCGCTGCTCTTCGTTGTCGTTCTGGCGATGAGCATGTGGCTGAAGTGGAGTGTGACGGGCAGCAGACAGTGGTGGCAGGATGACGTGTTTTTTGTCTATGGCTGGCGTTTGCTGCTGATGGAGATGCTGGCGTTACCGTGGATTCAATATCAACTCTACGCGCGTACCGGACAGGGACGCTATCCGCAGTTTTATACACAGCTATGGCTTAACTCGCTGACGCTGCTGATCGTCTTTATTGCCAACGGCCTTTTCTGGATGGTGCTCCTTTTGTGGAGCGAGCTCTTTAATCTGGTTGGCATTACCTTCTTTAAAACACTTTTCTTTGATAGCAACTGGTTTGGTTATGTGGCGTTTAGCCTGATTACGGCACTGGCGGTGATTCTGGCTCGCACGCAGTCGCGTCTGATTGCAGCCGTACAAAAGTTACTGACGTTTATTGCAACAGGTCTGCTACCGCTGGTCGCGCTGTTAGCGCTGATGTTTATTGTGACGCTGCCTTTTACCGGGCTGGAGGCTATCTCTCAGCGGATTTCTGCAGCGGGTTTGCTGTCAACGCTGACGTTGATTCTGCTGTTGCTCATGGCGATGGTGCGTGAGCCGCAAAAAGAGGCGTTACCTTATCCCAGCGCATTACGCTATCTGGTCAAGTTTTCGCTCGTTGTCGCGCCCCTTTATATGCTGATTGCCGGTTGGGCGCTATGGGTGCGAATTCATCAGTATGGCTGGACGCCTGAGCGTTTGCATGGCGTGTTGGTCGTTGTGGTGTTGCTGGTCTGGTCGCTTGGCTATCTGGCGAGTCTTTTACGCCGCGGGCGCAACCCGCTTGAAATTCAGGGTAAGGTTATCCTCGGTGTCTCATTGCTGATTTTGGCGCTCTTGATTCTGCTGACATCGCCGGTACTCGACGCCTGGCGCATTAGTGTTAATAGCCATATGCGTCTTTATTACAGCGGGAAAATTAAACCAGATCAGGTCAGCCTGTATATGCTGGATCACAGTGGAAAACCGGGACGAGCCGCACTGGAAGCATTACAAAAGGACGCGGCGTTCAATCAAGACAGTAAGCGCAGGCGTGACTTAAATTCCCTGCTGCAAGGGAATCGCGATCCCATTCAGAATCTGAGTACCACCCAGTTAGCGCCGAAGGTGATGATCGCACCGGGCAGCAAGAAACCCGATGAAACCTTCTGGACGTTTGCCAAAAAGCAGAGTTACCGCATTACCTCTTGCATTGAGCAGGACGCGTGTGTGCTTGTTGATCAGGATCTCAATGCTGATGGTTATCCTGAGCAGGTGTTATATGCCTTTGGTGATGGTGAGAGTCTGGTTTTTGGCAGAAAAGAGAACAAATGGACGCTTATCGCGGTAGCCCAGTTGCCTGAGGGATTCAATAAGGATCAACTGTTGCAGGTGGTGGCTAACCAGAAACTGGATTCGGCTCCCCGGGTCTGGCGGGATATCACCATTAATGGCGAGCGGCTCAAGATGACGTTCTACGACGAGTAA
- the hslO gene encoding Hsp33 family molecular chaperone HslO, which yields MPQHDQLHRYLFENFAVRGELVTVSETLQQILENHTYPQPVKNVLAELLVATSLLTATLKFAGDITVQLQGDGPLSLAVINGNNNQQMRGVARIQGDIPDDADLKTLVGNGYLVITISPEEGERYQGVVGLEGDTLAACLEDYFMRSEQLPTRLFIRTGDVEGKPAAGGMLLQVLPAQNAQADDFDHLAALTETIKAEELLTLPANEVLWRLYHEEEVTLYDPQDVEFKCTCSRERCAGALKTLPDEEVDSILAEEGEIDMHCDYCGSHYLFNAMDIAEIRSNASPADPQVH from the coding sequence ATGCCGCAACATGACCAATTACATCGTTATCTGTTTGAAAACTTTGCCGTGCGCGGCGAGCTGGTAACCGTTTCGGAAACCCTGCAACAGATCCTCGAAAACCATACTTACCCGCAGCCTGTCAAAAACGTACTGGCAGAGCTGCTGGTTGCCACCAGCCTGCTGACCGCGACGCTGAAGTTTGCCGGTGATATCACCGTGCAACTGCAAGGTGATGGCCCGCTAAGCCTGGCGGTAATTAACGGCAACAACAATCAACAGATGCGCGGCGTGGCGCGTATCCAGGGCGATATCCCTGACGATGCCGACCTGAAAACGCTGGTGGGCAACGGCTATCTGGTGATCACCATTTCGCCGGAAGAAGGCGAGCGCTATCAGGGCGTGGTAGGTCTGGAAGGCGACACGCTGGCCGCCTGTCTGGAAGATTACTTCATGCGCTCAGAACAGCTGCCGACGCGTCTGTTTATCCGCACCGGTGATGTCGAGGGTAAACCCGCGGCAGGCGGTATGCTGCTGCAGGTACTGCCAGCGCAAAATGCGCAGGCGGATGATTTCGATCACCTTGCCGCTTTGACCGAAACCATCAAAGCAGAAGAGCTGCTGACGCTGCCGGCCAATGAAGTGCTGTGGCGCTTGTACCATGAAGAAGAGGTCACCCTCTACGATCCGCAAGACGTTGAGTTCAAATGCACCTGCTCACGCGAACGTTGCGCAGGCGCACTGAAAACGCTGCCGGACGAAGAAGTGGACAGCATTCTGGCGGAAGAAGGTGAGATCGATATGCACTGCGATTACTGCGGTAGCCATTATCTGTTCAACGCCATGGATATTGCGGAGATCCGCAGCAACGCCTCCCCGGCTGATCCGCAGGTACACTAA
- the hslR gene encoding ribosome-associated heat shock protein Hsp15 encodes MKEKPSVEVRLDKWLWAARFYKTRALAREMVEGGKVHYNGQRSKPGKIVELNATLTLRQGNDERTVIIKAITEQRRPATEAVTLYEETAESVEKREKMALARKLNALTMPHPDRRPDKKERRDLLRFKHGDSE; translated from the coding sequence ATGAAAGAGAAGCCCTCTGTTGAAGTCAGGCTGGATAAATGGCTGTGGGCAGCACGCTTTTATAAAACGCGTGCCTTAGCCCGCGAAATGGTTGAAGGCGGTAAGGTGCATTACAACGGGCAGCGCAGCAAGCCAGGTAAGATTGTCGAGCTGAACGCCACCCTCACCTTACGTCAGGGTAATGACGAGCGCACGGTCATTATCAAAGCCATTACCGAGCAGCGTCGCCCGGCAACGGAAGCCGTGACGCTGTATGAAGAAACGGCGGAAAGCGTCGAAAAACGCGAAAAAATGGCGCTGGCGCGTAAACTTAACGCTTTAACTATGCCGCACCCGGACAGGCGACCGGACAAAAAAGAGCGCCGCGACCTGTTACGATTTAAACACGGCGACAGTGAATGA
- the ompR gene encoding two-component system response regulator OmpR — MQENYKILVVDDDMRLRALLERYLTEQGFQVRSVANAEQMDRLLTRESFHLMVLDLMLPGEDGLSICRRLRSQSNPMPIIMVTAKGEEVDRIVGLEIGADDYIPKPFNPRELLARIRAVLRRQANELPGAPSQEEAVIAFGKFKLNLGTREMFREDEPMPLTSGEFAVLKALVSHPREPLSRDKLMNLARGREYSAMERSIDVQISRLRRMVEEDPAHPRYIQTVWGLGYVFVPDGSKA, encoded by the coding sequence ATGCAAGAGAACTATAAGATTCTGGTGGTCGATGACGACATGCGCTTACGTGCGCTTCTGGAACGTTATTTGACTGAGCAGGGCTTCCAGGTTCGAAGCGTCGCAAACGCTGAGCAGATGGATCGTCTGCTGACCCGTGAATCCTTCCACCTTATGGTACTGGATTTAATGCTTCCGGGTGAAGATGGTCTGTCAATTTGCCGCCGTCTGCGCAGTCAAAGCAACCCGATGCCAATCATTATGGTCACGGCGAAGGGCGAAGAAGTTGACCGCATCGTCGGCCTGGAAATTGGTGCCGACGATTACATTCCGAAACCCTTTAACCCGCGTGAGCTGTTGGCGCGTATTCGCGCTGTGCTGCGTCGTCAGGCGAACGAACTGCCGGGTGCGCCTTCTCAGGAAGAAGCGGTCATTGCTTTCGGTAAGTTCAAGCTAAACCTGGGAACGCGCGAAATGTTCCGCGAAGACGAGCCGATGCCGCTCACCAGCGGTGAGTTTGCGGTGCTGAAAGCGCTGGTAAGCCATCCGCGTGAACCGTTGTCCCGCGATAAGCTGATGAACCTGGCGCGTGGTCGCGAGTATTCTGCGATGGAACGTTCCATTGATGTGCAGATTTCCCGTCTGCGCCGTATGGTGGAAGAAGATCCCGCGCATCCGCGTTACATTCAGACCGTATGGGGTCTGGGCTACGTCTTTGTCCCGGACGGTTCTAAAGCATGA
- the envZ gene encoding two-component system sensor histidine kinase EnvZ has protein sequence MRRMRFSPRSSFARTLLLIVTLLFASLVTTYLVVLNFAILPSLQQFNKVLAYEVRMLMTDKLQLEDGTQLVVPPAFRREIYRELGISLYSNEAAEEAGLRWAQHYEFLSHQMAQQLGGPTEVRVEVNKSSPVVWLKTWLSPNIWVRVPLTEIHQGDFSPLFRYTLAIMLLAIGGAWLFIRIQNRPLVDLEHAALQVGKGIIPPPLREYGASEVRSVTRAFNHMAAGVKQLADDRTLLMAGVSHDLRTPLTRIRLATEMMGEEDGYLAESINKDIEECNAIIEQFIDYLRTGQEMPMEMADLNAVLGEVVAAESGYEREIDTALQPGVIQVKMHPLSIKRAVANMVVNAARYGNGWIKVSSGTEPHRAWFQVEDDGPGIKPEQRKHLFQPFVRGDSARSTSGTGLGLAIVQRIIDNHNGMLEIGTSERGGLSIRAWLPVPVTRVQGTTKDA, from the coding sequence ATGAGGCGAATGCGCTTCTCGCCACGAAGTTCATTTGCCCGCACGTTATTGCTCATCGTCACCTTGCTGTTCGCCAGCCTGGTGACGACTTATCTGGTGGTGCTGAACTTCGCGATTCTGCCGAGCCTCCAGCAGTTTAATAAGGTTCTGGCCTACGAAGTTCGTATGCTGATGACCGATAAACTGCAGCTGGAGGACGGTACGCAACTGGTGGTGCCTCCCGCATTCCGCCGGGAAATTTACCGTGAGCTGGGGATTTCTCTCTATTCCAACGAAGCCGCTGAAGAAGCCGGGCTGCGTTGGGCGCAACACTATGAATTCTTAAGCCATCAGATGGCGCAGCAACTGGGTGGTCCGACGGAAGTCCGCGTTGAGGTTAACAAAAGCTCGCCGGTTGTCTGGCTGAAAACCTGGTTGTCGCCCAATATCTGGGTGCGCGTACCGCTGACCGAAATCCATCAGGGCGATTTTTCACCGCTGTTCCGCTATACGCTGGCGATTATGTTGCTGGCCATCGGGGGCGCGTGGCTGTTTATCCGTATTCAGAACCGACCACTGGTTGATCTCGAACATGCGGCACTGCAGGTGGGGAAAGGCATTATTCCGCCGCCGCTGCGTGAGTACGGTGCTTCAGAAGTGCGTTCGGTAACCCGCGCTTTTAACCATATGGCGGCGGGCGTGAAGCAACTGGCCGATGACCGAACATTGTTGATGGCAGGCGTGAGCCATGATTTACGTACGCCGCTGACGCGCATCCGTCTGGCGACGGAGATGATGGGTGAAGAGGACGGTTATCTCGCAGAGTCCATTAATAAGGATATCGAAGAGTGTAACGCCATTATCGAGCAGTTCATCGACTATCTGCGTACCGGTCAGGAGATGCCGATGGAGATGGCGGATCTGAACGCGGTGTTAGGTGAAGTGGTCGCGGCGGAAAGCGGTTATGAGCGTGAAATTGATACTGCGCTCCAGCCCGGCGTCATTCAGGTTAAGATGCACCCACTGTCGATTAAACGTGCTGTCGCCAATATGGTGGTCAATGCCGCTCGCTACGGTAATGGATGGATTAAAGTCAGTAGCGGAACGGAACCACATCGTGCCTGGTTCCAGGTGGAAGACGACGGCCCGGGAATCAAACCGGAGCAGCGTAAACACTTGTTCCAACCGTTTGTGCGGGGTGACAGTGCCCGTAGTACCAGCGGTACCGGTTTAGGTCTGGCTATCGTGCAGCGTATTATTGATAACCATAACGGTATGCTGGAAATTGGGACCAGTGAGCGGGGCGGATTATCGATTCGCGCATGGCTACCGGTTCCGGTGACCCGCGTGCAGGGTACGACGAAAGACGCATAA
- the yrfG gene encoding GMP/IMP nucleotidase, producing the protein MHINIAWQNVDTVLLDMDGTLLDLAFDNYFWQKLVPETYGARQGISPQEAQEFIRQQYHAVQHTLNWYCLDYWSERLGLDICAMTTAQGPRAVLREDTVPFLDALKACGKRRILLTNAHPHNLAVKLEHTGLASHLDLLLSTHTFGYPKEDQRLWHAVAEETGMCPEKTLFIDDSEPILDAAAQFGIRYCLGVTNPDSGIAEKQYARHPSLNDYRRLIPSLM; encoded by the coding sequence ATGCATATCAATATCGCCTGGCAAAATGTTGACACCGTTTTGCTGGATATGGACGGCACGCTACTCGATCTGGCGTTCGATAACTATTTCTGGCAAAAACTGGTGCCAGAAACCTATGGCGCCCGACAGGGAATCTCTCCCCAAGAAGCTCAGGAATTCATTCGCCAGCAGTATCATGCGGTACAGCATACGCTAAACTGGTACTGCCTGGATTACTGGAGTGAGCGCCTGGGTCTGGACATTTGCGCCATGACGACAGCTCAAGGTCCCCGTGCAGTGCTGCGTGAAGATACCGTACCGTTTCTTGATGCCTTAAAAGCCTGCGGGAAGCGGCGTATTCTGCTCACTAATGCGCATCCGCATAACCTGGCGGTGAAGCTGGAGCATACCGGTCTGGCCTCACACCTTGATTTATTACTTTCCACCCACACATTTGGTTATCCCAAAGAGGATCAGCGGTTATGGCACGCTGTGGCTGAAGAAACGGGAATGTGCCCCGAGAAGACGCTGTTTATTGACGACAGTGAGCCTATTCTCGACGCCGCTGCTCAATTCGGCATTCGTTATTGCCTCGGCGTGACCAATCCCGACTCAGGTATTGCGGAAAAACAGTATGCACGCCATCCGTCACTGAATGACTACCGCCGACTGATCCCCTCACTGATGTGA
- the greB gene encoding transcription elongation factor GreB has product MKTPLITREGYEKLKQELNYLWREERPEVTKKVTWAASLGDRSENADYQYNKKRLREIDRRVRYLTKCMENLKIVDYSPQQEGKVFFGAWVEIENDDGDIRKFRIVGYDEIFGRKDYISIDSPMARALLKKEVGDLAVVNTPAGEASWYVNEIEYVK; this is encoded by the coding sequence ATGAAAACGCCCCTGATAACCCGTGAAGGGTATGAAAAACTCAAACAAGAGCTGAATTATCTCTGGCGTGAAGAGCGCCCGGAAGTCACCAAAAAGGTTACCTGGGCCGCAAGTCTGGGCGACCGCAGCGAAAATGCTGACTACCAGTATAATAAAAAGCGCCTGCGAGAGATTGACCGTCGCGTCCGTTATTTGACCAAGTGCATGGAGAATCTGAAAATTGTCGATTACTCCCCGCAGCAGGAGGGCAAAGTCTTCTTTGGCGCATGGGTCGAAATTGAAAACGATGATGGCGACATCCGCAAATTCCGCATTGTTGGCTACGATGAAATCTTCGGCCGTAAAGATTACATCTCTATCGACTCTCCCATGGCGCGTGCGCTACTGAAAAAAGAGGTCGGTGATCTCGCCGTGGTCAACACCCCCGCCGGGGAAGCCAGCTGGTATGTTAACGAGATTGAATACGTCAAATAA
- the igaA gene encoding intracellular growth attenuator protein IgaA: MSTILIFFVALLACSLLAGWLIRSKPRRQKLPWSNVFSDASKRKLTPEERGAVENYLENLSQIQQVPGPTGASSAPVSLTLNAQSNSVIILTHSITRYGITTDDPNKWRYYLDSVEVHLPPFWEQYINDENSVELIHTNTLPLVISLNGHTLQEYMQEARGYALQHTTSTQASIRGEESEQIELLNIRQETHEEYALSRPTGLREALLIAASFLLFFFCLIMPDTFVPWTAGGAVLLLAAGLWGLFAPPSKTALREIHCLRGTPRRWGLFGENDQEQINNISLGIIDLIYPPHWQPYIAQDLGQQTDIDIYLDRHVVRQGRFLSLHDEVKNFPLQHWLRSAVITGGALLVLLMLLFWVPLDMPIKFTISWMKGAQTIEATSVKQLENAGVRVGDTLHLSGTGMCNIHMPGSWSSLPTTPFMPFDCSQIIWNDARALPLPESDLVNKATALTQAVNRQLHPKPDDDSRVSASLRSAIQKSGMVLIDDFGEIVLKTADLCAAKDECVRLKNALVNLGNSKDWTALVKRANAGKLDGVNVLLRPVSAESLDNLVNTSTAPFISRETARAAQALNSPAPGGFLIISDEGSDLVDQPWPSTSLYDYPPQEQWNAFQRLAQMLMQTPFRAEGIVTNIATDANGTQHIGLHRIPDRSGLWRYLGTTLLMFSMLGCAVYNSVQAFRRYQRHRSRIREIQEYYENCLNPTLIDDPESLIR, translated from the coding sequence ATGAGCACCATTCTGATTTTTTTCGTTGCTTTGCTGGCCTGCTCATTGCTTGCAGGATGGCTAATCCGATCCAAACCCAGGCGGCAAAAATTACCCTGGAGTAACGTCTTCTCCGATGCTTCTAAGCGTAAACTGACACCCGAAGAGCGCGGTGCGGTCGAAAACTATCTCGAAAACCTGAGTCAAATTCAGCAGGTTCCTGGTCCAACAGGAGCCAGCTCCGCACCGGTGTCACTCACACTGAATGCCCAAAGCAATAGCGTCATCATCCTGACCCATTCCATTACACGCTATGGCATCACCACCGACGATCCTAACAAGTGGCGTTACTATCTTGACTCGGTTGAAGTGCATTTACCGCCGTTCTGGGAACAATACATTAATGACGAAAACAGCGTTGAGCTGATCCACACAAATACGCTGCCATTAGTGATCTCGTTGAATGGTCACACGCTGCAAGAATATATGCAGGAAGCGCGTGGCTATGCGTTACAGCACACCACCTCCACGCAGGCGTCGATTCGTGGCGAAGAGAGCGAGCAGATTGAACTGCTGAATATTCGCCAGGAAACACATGAAGAATACGCGCTTAGCCGCCCAACCGGTCTGCGTGAGGCATTACTGATTGCGGCGTCGTTCCTGCTGTTTTTTTTCTGTTTGATAATGCCCGATACGTTTGTGCCCTGGACGGCTGGCGGCGCGGTATTGCTGCTGGCGGCAGGTCTCTGGGGGCTGTTCGCTCCACCGTCTAAAACCGCTTTGCGGGAAATCCATTGCCTGCGCGGAACGCCGCGTCGCTGGGGGCTGTTTGGCGAAAACGACCAGGAACAAATTAATAATATCTCTCTGGGTATTATCGATCTGATCTACCCGCCTCACTGGCAACCCTACATTGCGCAGGACCTCGGGCAGCAGACGGATATCGACATTTATCTGGATCGCCACGTCGTCCGCCAGGGGCGATTTTTATCCCTGCATGATGAAGTGAAAAACTTCCCATTACAGCACTGGTTACGCAGCGCTGTCATCACGGGCGGCGCATTGCTGGTATTACTGATGCTGCTGTTTTGGGTTCCGCTGGATATGCCGATTAAATTCACGATTTCGTGGATGAAAGGCGCCCAAACGATTGAGGCCACCAGCGTTAAGCAGCTCGAAAACGCGGGCGTACGCGTTGGCGACACATTGCATCTGAGCGGTACGGGGATGTGTAATATTCATATGCCTGGCAGTTGGAGCAGCCTGCCCACCACGCCTTTCATGCCATTCGATTGCTCGCAGATTATCTGGAACGATGCCCGCGCGCTGCCGTTGCCCGAATCCGACCTGGTGAATAAAGCCACCGCGCTAACGCAGGCGGTCAACCGGCAGCTTCATCCCAAACCCGATGATGATTCCCGGGTCAGCGCATCGTTACGCTCGGCTATCCAAAAATCCGGCATGGTACTGATTGATGACTTCGGTGAGATCGTCCTGAAAACCGCTGACCTGTGTGCCGCCAAGGATGAATGTGTGCGCCTGAAAAACGCGCTGGTCAACCTGGGGAACAGCAAAGACTGGACCGCGCTGGTTAAGCGGGCAAACGCCGGTAAACTGGACGGTGTGAATGTGTTACTGCGCCCGGTGAGCGCAGAGTCGCTGGATAATCTGGTGAATACCTCGACGGCGCCCTTTATTTCACGTGAGACCGCACGAGCGGCTCAGGCCCTCAACAGCCCTGCTCCGGGTGGCTTTTTGATTATCAGCGACGAAGGTAGTGACCTGGTCGATCAGCCCTGGCCGTCAACTTCGCTGTATGATTATCCGCCACAAGAGCAATGGAACGCCTTCCAGCGCCTGGCCCAGATGCTGATGCAAACGCCATTTCGCGCTGAAGGCATCGTCACCAATATCGCGACCGATGCCAACGGCACTCAGCACATTGGCCTGCACCGCATCCCGGATCGTTCAGGATTGTGGCGTTACCTCGGCACCACATTGCTGATGTTCTCCATGTTGGGCTGCGCTGTCTACAACAGCGTTCAGGCGTTCAGACGCTATCAGCGTCATCGCTCTCGCATCAGAGAAATTCAGGAATATTACGAAAACTGCCTGAATCCCACGCTGATTGACGACCCGGAAAGCCTGATTCGATAA
- the nadS gene encoding NadS family protein codes for MKDELFADLLASAEEMVRIEKGEETPTPECVHTFSEIDVKAIREATGLRQQDFAAAVGVSYDLVKSWETKRRQPTGAPRKLLLLLQSNPFIINQLKTI; via the coding sequence ATGAAAGACGAGTTATTTGCCGATCTGCTGGCCAGTGCAGAAGAAATGGTACGTATCGAAAAGGGTGAAGAAACACCTACGCCGGAGTGTGTGCATACATTTAGCGAGATTGATGTAAAAGCCATTCGCGAAGCAACAGGATTACGCCAACAAGATTTTGCCGCTGCCGTTGGCGTGAGTTATGACCTGGTAAAAAGCTGGGAAACTAAACGACGTCAGCCCACTGGGGCTCCACGGAAATTACTGCTACTGCTGCAATCTAATCCTTTTATTATCAACCAGCTAAAAACAATCTAA
- a CDS encoding type II toxin-antitoxin system RelE/ParE family toxin, whose amino-acid sequence MFTFIELQGFSKRRHALLPDDEFRVFQEALIDDPEAGPTIAGTGGFRKIRWGRSGMGKRGGVRIIYYNVTRKGRIYLALIYPKNEQDDLTEEQKSVLKQLSDMLV is encoded by the coding sequence ATGTTCACATTTATCGAACTACAGGGATTCAGTAAAAGGCGCCACGCGTTGTTACCCGACGATGAGTTTCGTGTTTTTCAGGAAGCGCTGATTGACGATCCTGAAGCAGGACCGACTATTGCAGGCACGGGAGGATTTAGAAAAATCCGCTGGGGCCGTTCTGGTATGGGTAAGCGTGGGGGTGTGCGAATAATTTATTACAACGTGACGCGCAAAGGCCGTATTTATCTGGCGTTGATTTATCCCAAAAATGAGCAGGATGATTTAACTGAAGAGCAGAAAAGCGTTCTGAAACAGTTATCCGATATGCTGGTGTAA
- the pckA gene encoding phosphoenolpyruvate carboxykinase (ATP): protein MRVNTRLTPQDLKAYGINDVQDIVYNPDYDTLYQEELDPNLEGYERGVLTNLGAVAVDTGIFTGRSPKDKYIVRDDTTRDTLWWSDKGKGKNDNKPLSQETWQHLKGLVTHQLSGKRLFIIDAFCGANADTRLSVRFITEVAWQAHFVKNMFIRPSEEELVDFKPDFIVMNGAKCTNPQWKEQGLNSENFVAFNLTERIQLIGGTWYGGEMKKGMFSVMNYLLPLKGIASMHCSANVGEKGDVAVFFGLSGTGKTTLSTDPKRRLIGDDEHGWDDDGVFNFEGGCYAKTIKLSKEAEPEIYNAIRRDALLENVTVREDGSIDFDDGSKTENTRVSYPIYHIDNIVKPVSKAGHATKVIFLTADAFGVLPPVSRLTADQTQYHFLSGFTAKLAGTERGVTEPTPTFSACFGAAFLSLHPTQYAEVLVKRMQAAGAQAYLVNTGWNGTGKRISIKDTRAIIDAILNGSLDNAETFNLPMFDLAIPTELPGVDTRILDPRNTYASPEQWQEKANALAKLFIENFEKYTDTPAGAALVNAGPKL from the coding sequence ATGCGCGTGAACACCCGTTTAACCCCGCAAGATCTCAAGGCTTATGGTATCAATGACGTTCAGGATATCGTTTACAACCCAGACTACGACACGCTTTACCAGGAAGAACTTGATCCAAACCTGGAAGGTTACGAGCGTGGTGTGTTGACGAACCTGGGCGCCGTTGCTGTTGATACCGGTATCTTTACCGGACGTTCGCCAAAGGATAAGTACATTGTCCGTGACGACACCACGCGAGACACGCTCTGGTGGTCCGACAAAGGTAAAGGCAAGAACGACAACAAACCTCTCTCCCAGGAGACCTGGCAACACCTGAAAGGGCTAGTCACCCACCAGCTTTCCGGCAAACGCCTGTTTATCATTGATGCATTCTGCGGCGCTAACGCAGACACCCGTCTTTCTGTGCGTTTCATTACTGAAGTCGCCTGGCAGGCGCATTTCGTCAAAAACATGTTCATTCGTCCGAGCGAGGAAGAACTGGTTGATTTCAAACCTGATTTCATCGTAATGAACGGTGCAAAATGCACTAACCCGCAGTGGAAAGAGCAGGGACTGAACTCCGAAAACTTCGTCGCCTTTAACCTGACTGAACGCATTCAGTTGATTGGTGGTACCTGGTACGGCGGCGAGATGAAAAAAGGGATGTTCTCCGTCATGAACTACCTGCTGCCGCTGAAGGGCATTGCGTCCATGCACTGCTCCGCTAACGTCGGTGAAAAAGGTGATGTGGCGGTCTTCTTCGGCCTGTCCGGCACCGGTAAAACCACCCTGTCCACTGACCCGAAACGCCGCCTGATTGGCGATGACGAACACGGTTGGGATGACGATGGCGTGTTTAACTTTGAAGGCGGTTGCTACGCGAAGACCATCAAACTGTCTAAAGAAGCTGAGCCGGAAATCTACAATGCGATCCGCCGTGATGCGCTGCTGGAAAACGTCACCGTACGTGAAGACGGTTCTATCGATTTCGATGACGGTTCTAAAACCGAGAACACCCGTGTTTCCTATCCGATTTATCACATCGACAATATCGTGAAGCCGGTGTCAAAAGCGGGCCATGCCACGAAAGTGATCTTCCTGACCGCTGATGCGTTTGGCGTTCTGCCGCCGGTTTCTCGTCTGACAGCCGATCAAACACAGTACCACTTCCTCTCTGGCTTTACCGCCAAACTGGCCGGTACCGAGCGTGGCGTGACTGAACCGACTCCAACCTTCTCTGCCTGCTTCGGCGCAGCATTCCTGTCGCTGCACCCGACGCAGTACGCTGAAGTGCTGGTGAAACGTATGCAGGCCGCAGGCGCACAGGCTTATCTGGTGAATACCGGCTGGAACGGAACCGGCAAACGTATCTCCATCAAAGATACCCGCGCCATTATCGATGCCATTCTGAACGGTTCGCTGGATAACGCCGAAACGTTCAACCTGCCGATGTTTGACCTGGCGATCCCAACCGAACTGCCGGGCGTGGATACCCGCATTCTCGATCCGCGTAATACTTACGCCTCACCTGAGCAGTGGCAAGAAAAAGCCAACGCCCTGGCGAAACTGTTTATCGAGAACTTCGAGAAATACACCGACACCCCTGCCGGGGCAGCGTTAGTCAACGCAGGTCCGAAACTGTAA